One genomic window of Magnolia sinica isolate HGM2019 chromosome 3, MsV1, whole genome shotgun sequence includes the following:
- the LOC131238725 gene encoding protein RALF-like 22, producing MMLGFCMGQRVALLLCLLAMAHVAESSAWDSEAQLGPTHTTSMAGDGHGTQRKACNDLVGDCIDEEEERAMESDISRRSLAGTAKRYISYSALKKNQVPCNRRGSSYYNCRRSGRVNPYRRACTVITRCKRDLR from the coding sequence ATGATGCTTGGTTTTTGCATGGGTCAACGAGTCGCGCTCCTCCTCTGCCTATTGGCAATGGCCCACGTGGCTGAATCGTCTGCATGGGACTCTGAGGCCCAGTTAGGCCCTACACACACGACGAGCATGGCCGGCGATGGCCATGGCACGCAAAGGAAGGCATGCAATGACCTAGTCGGCGATTGCATCGACGAGGAGGAAGAGAGAGCGATGGAGTCTGATATAAGCCGACGAAGCCTAGCCGGGACCGCCAAGCGGTATATAAGCTACAGTGCACTGAAGAAGAACCAGGTCCCGTGCAACCGCCGCGGCAGCTCCTACTACAATTGCCGGAGGAGCGGACGGGTCAACCCTTATAGGCGTGCCTGCACCGTCATCACTAGGTGCAAGAGGGACCTCCGATGA